The following are from one region of the Lynx canadensis isolate LIC74 chromosome D4, mLynCan4.pri.v2, whole genome shotgun sequence genome:
- the LOC115499458 gene encoding SOSS complex subunit C, giving the protein MAANSSGQGFQNKNRVAILAELDKEKRKLLMQNQSSTNHPGASIALSRPSLNKDFRDHAEQQHIAAQQKAALQHAHAHSSGYFITQDSAFGNLILPVLPRLDPE; this is encoded by the exons GTTTTCAAAACAAGAACAGAGTTGCGATCTTGGCAGAActggacaaagagaaaagaaaattactcatGCAGAACCAATCTTCAACAAATCATCCCGGAGCTAG CATTGCACTCTCGAGACCCTCTCTTAATAAGGACTTCCGGGATCATGCCGAGCAGCAGCATATTGCAGCCCAACAAAAGGCAGCTTTGCAG CACGCACATGCACATTCATCTGGATACTTCATAACTCAAGACTCCGCATTTGGGAATCTTATTCTTCCTGTCTTACCTCGCCTTGACCCagagtga